In uncultured Cohaesibacter sp., a genomic segment contains:
- a CDS encoding ABC transporter ATP-binding protein has product MSNSLEINNLSLKIGIQEILHDITVAVPEKGIVSVLGANGVGKTSLMRCISGIYHATGGEILLDGQDISKLKSHEIVDRGVMQAPEGRQIFSTMTVLENLILGAGPLGRQELDHVLTLFPVLKERLKQQAGSMSGGEQQMLCIGRALMRKPKVLLLDEPSLGLAPRLVGFICELVTRIREEGYAILLVEQNVKAALRISDRAYVIEHGKIVIEGDAHALMSDKRVADAYLGGHVHEEA; this is encoded by the coding sequence ATGAGCAATAGTCTCGAAATCAACAACCTGTCTCTCAAGATCGGCATTCAGGAAATCCTGCATGACATCACCGTGGCCGTTCCGGAAAAGGGCATTGTCTCTGTTCTGGGTGCCAACGGGGTCGGCAAGACCTCGCTGATGCGCTGCATCTCGGGCATCTATCATGCCACCGGTGGCGAGATTCTGCTCGATGGGCAGGACATCTCCAAGCTCAAGAGCCACGAAATCGTCGATCGCGGCGTCATGCAGGCGCCGGAAGGGCGGCAGATCTTCTCCACCATGACCGTGCTGGAGAATCTCATTCTCGGGGCCGGGCCGCTTGGTCGGCAGGAACTGGATCATGTTCTGACCCTGTTTCCGGTGCTCAAGGAACGCCTCAAGCAGCAGGCAGGCTCCATGTCCGGTGGTGAGCAGCAGATGCTCTGCATCGGCCGCGCCCTGATGCGCAAGCCAAAGGTCCTGTTGCTGGACGAACCATCGCTTGGCCTTGCGCCACGTCTTGTGGGCTTCATCTGTGAGCTGGTCACCAGGATCCGCGAGGAAGGCTATGCGATTCTGCTCGTTGAGCAGAATGTCAAGGCAGCGCTGCGCATCTCCGATCGGGCCTATGTCATCGAGCATGGCAAGATCGTCATCGAGGGCGATGCCCATGCGCTGATGAGCGACAAGCGCGTGGCCGATGCCTATCTGGGCGGCCATGTTCACGAAGAGGCCTGA
- a CDS encoding L-2-amino-thiazoline-4-carboxylic acid hydrolase has protein sequence MTEETKTPEITFEQLSGAYAMRAKFYMFMFDVLVENFGNDKAVELMSAATYRLGEEMGEKLQAHGPANIEGLTEQFLQGIPCRDHLFGPELRKCDHEGMEIKFHKCPLKDNWVAAGRKGEALELLCKAAGAIDAGMFTKAGFTFEGETWKIGDTGCCRLIVKPGSEAEAV, from the coding sequence ATGACAGAAGAGACCAAAACCCCGGAAATCACCTTTGAGCAGCTTTCTGGCGCCTATGCGATGCGCGCCAAATTCTACATGTTCATGTTTGATGTTCTGGTCGAGAATTTTGGCAACGACAAAGCCGTCGAGCTGATGAGTGCGGCGACCTATCGCCTTGGCGAAGAAATGGGCGAAAAGCTTCAGGCCCATGGCCCTGCCAATATCGAAGGACTGACCGAACAGTTTCTGCAGGGCATCCCTTGCCGCGATCACCTGTTTGGTCCGGAACTGCGCAAATGCGACCATGAAGGCATGGAAATCAAATTCCACAAGTGCCCGCTGAAGGACAACTGGGTTGCAGCAGGCCGCAAGGGTGAAGCCCTGGAGCTGCTGTGCAAGGCCGCAGGGGCCATTGACGCAGGCATGTTCACCAAGGCCGGCTTCACCTTCGAAGGCGAAACATGGAAGATCGGCGATACCGGTTGCTGCCGCCTGATCGTGAAACCTGGTTCTGAAGCGGAAGCCGTTTGA
- a CDS encoding branched-chain amino acid ABC transporter permease — protein sequence MFDPYFLQQLAIGVSLGMIYALMAIGFTLIFGVLNVVNFAHGEVYTIGAFAGLMAITAFAPPLLVVLFIALAAGAFAGFGLERLAFRPFRRFSDEASLKSRAMREATLMSSLAMSIIAREAMELIFGSQFQSIDLAYLINKPIEIGPITIVNGDLIILAITLIMLGGLQWLLKKSPIGMSIRAVSNNALGAKYCGINTDRTIIFTFIIGSGMGALAGILVGLYYGAIFPAMGFTPGIKAFVAMVMGGLSSIPGAVVSAMILGLAESISTSFMPSVWSDMVAYAFLLATLIFFPQGLFGARRERV from the coding sequence GTGTTCGATCCTTATTTTTTGCAACAGCTCGCCATTGGCGTTTCGCTGGGTATGATTTATGCGCTGATGGCGATCGGCTTCACGCTGATCTTCGGCGTGCTCAATGTGGTGAACTTTGCCCATGGCGAGGTTTACACGATTGGTGCCTTTGCCGGTCTGATGGCCATCACGGCTTTTGCGCCGCCGCTTCTGGTGGTTCTGTTCATTGCTCTGGCTGCGGGTGCTTTTGCCGGTTTCGGGCTTGAACGTCTTGCCTTCCGTCCGTTCCGCCGATTCTCCGACGAAGCCTCGCTGAAATCCCGCGCCATGCGTGAAGCGACCCTGATGTCTTCCCTGGCCATGTCGATCATCGCCCGCGAAGCCATGGAACTGATCTTCGGCTCGCAGTTCCAGTCCATCGATCTGGCCTACCTGATTAACAAGCCGATCGAGATCGGCCCGATCACCATCGTCAATGGTGACCTGATCATTCTGGCCATAACGCTGATCATGCTGGGCGGTCTGCAGTGGCTGCTCAAGAAAAGCCCGATCGGCATGTCCATCCGCGCGGTGTCCAACAATGCACTGGGTGCCAAATACTGCGGCATCAACACCGACCGGACGATCATTTTCACCTTTATCATCGGCTCGGGCATGGGCGCACTCGCCGGCATTCTCGTCGGGCTCTATTATGGCGCAATCTTCCCCGCCATGGGTTTCACGCCGGGCATCAAGGCCTTTGTTGCCATGGTCATGGGTGGCCTCAGCTCCATTCCGGGCGCGGTCGTCTCTGCCATGATCCTCGGGCTTGCCGAGAGCATTTCCACCAGCTTCATGCCATCGGTATGGTCTGACATGGTTGCCTATGCCTTCCTGCTCGCCACGCTGATCTTCTTCCCGCAAGGCCTCTTCGGAGCAAGGAGGGAACGTGTCTAA
- a CDS encoding branched-chain amino acid ABC transporter permease — MSKPLLIKLLLLVIVFAVVPFALEGLGKGYYYQIATLAFVFMLLAASLHLVTGVAGLLHLGHASLYGVGAYVAALLGSKYGIGFTYGLPLAGIGAAFVAFLVALPTMRLMSIYFAVATLGIGQMLFLVFQNWVDVTNGPNGVMLFDGIDLFGYAINSELGIYYVVAVVAAVSILILNRLSHSYYGNALRSLREDDQCTAAMGINVTVMKIQAFVISAFFAGIAGALWAYTTGYISPNDFNFSQSILILTMVVVGGLGSLPGVLIGALLLILLPEVLRYFGDIRNIIVGLLMFGAILFLPKGLFGEVNALNFARRILGSAWSEDNSEKGIGWK, encoded by the coding sequence GTGTCTAAACCATTGCTCATCAAGCTGCTGCTGCTGGTTATCGTCTTCGCCGTGGTTCCGTTCGCGCTCGAAGGTCTCGGCAAGGGCTACTATTACCAGATCGCCACTCTGGCCTTCGTCTTCATGCTGTTGGCCGCCTCCCTGCATCTGGTCACCGGCGTGGCAGGGCTGTTGCATCTGGGGCATGCTTCCCTCTACGGCGTCGGTGCCTATGTGGCCGCGTTGCTCGGCTCCAAATATGGCATCGGCTTCACTTATGGCCTGCCGCTGGCCGGTATCGGCGCTGCCTTTGTCGCCTTCCTGGTGGCGCTGCCAACCATGCGCCTGATGTCGATCTATTTCGCCGTCGCGACGCTTGGCATCGGCCAGATGCTGTTTCTGGTCTTCCAGAACTGGGTCGATGTCACCAATGGTCCCAACGGGGTGATGCTTTTCGATGGCATCGATCTGTTCGGCTATGCCATCAACAGTGAACTGGGGATCTATTATGTGGTGGCCGTTGTTGCGGCCGTCTCGATCCTCATTCTCAACCGTCTCAGCCATTCCTATTATGGCAATGCCCTGCGGTCACTGCGTGAAGACGACCAGTGCACGGCGGCCATGGGCATCAACGTCACCGTGATGAAGATTCAGGCCTTCGTGATTTCTGCCTTCTTCGCAGGCATCGCCGGGGCGCTCTGGGCCTACACCACGGGCTACATTTCGCCCAACGACTTCAACTTCTCCCAGTCGATCCTCATCCTGACGATGGTCGTTGTGGGGGGGCTGGGCTCTCTGCCGGGCGTGCTGATCGGTGCCCTGTTGCTGATCCTGCTGCCGGAAGTGCTGCGTTACTTCGGCGACATCCGCAACATCATCGTCGGCCTTCTGATGTTCGGGGCGATCCTGTTCCTGCCAAAGGGCCTGTTCGGCGAAGTCAATGCGCTCAACTTTGCGCGCAGGATTCTCGGCTCGGCCTGGTCGGAAGACAATTCTGAGAAGGGGATCGGCTGGAAATGA
- a CDS encoding ABC transporter substrate-binding protein: MKLSRRTLLALTVASVMLPAASQAADSIKIGYQLPLTGNTAQYGQDFKDAAEIALAKFNASGQIPVPVEIVYEDSRSDAKEGVTIARKFVDDKEIVGVLGDFTSTVSMAAAQVYKRSGMVQLSQTASHPDFAKISEWQFRNITTQNQEGAVNAKWMIDQGIKKVAVIAEQTDWGQSVVKGFVDPYKEMGGEVVYTEFFNRGLADFRSIITKLEEKKPEAIYTGFFYEDGAQFLKQVAQLNAGIPVYSTSAAYNDKLIELAGDAANGLKLTATFLPTRADANVTEFVTEWKKTHDNAPGQFPAQAYDAVNIMLAAVVKAYPDVTRQSLRDAVAATKDFPGVTGNTSFDENGEPLKELTKATVKDGVFVEVK, from the coding sequence ATGAAACTTTCTCGCAGAACGCTTTTGGCACTCACTGTCGCTTCAGTCATGCTGCCAGCAGCCTCGCAGGCTGCCGATAGTATCAAGATCGGCTACCAGCTGCCCCTCACTGGCAACACTGCCCAGTACGGCCAGGACTTCAAGGACGCTGCAGAAATCGCTCTTGCCAAGTTCAACGCATCCGGCCAGATTCCGGTGCCCGTAGAAATCGTCTATGAAGACTCCCGCTCCGATGCCAAGGAAGGTGTAACCATCGCCCGCAAGTTCGTTGACGACAAGGAAATCGTCGGCGTTCTCGGTGACTTCACCTCCACAGTCTCCATGGCAGCCGCTCAGGTCTACAAGCGCTCCGGCATGGTCCAGCTGTCTCAGACCGCATCCCACCCGGACTTCGCCAAGATCTCCGAATGGCAATTCCGCAACATCACCACCCAGAATCAGGAAGGCGCTGTCAACGCCAAGTGGATGATCGATCAGGGCATCAAGAAGGTCGCCGTGATTGCCGAGCAGACCGACTGGGGCCAGTCCGTGGTCAAGGGCTTTGTCGATCCCTACAAGGAAATGGGCGGCGAAGTCGTCTACACCGAATTCTTCAATCGCGGTCTGGCTGATTTCCGTTCCATCATCACCAAGCTGGAAGAGAAGAAGCCGGAAGCCATCTACACCGGTTTCTTCTATGAAGACGGTGCCCAGTTTCTCAAACAGGTTGCCCAGCTCAATGCCGGCATCCCTGTCTACTCCACCTCGGCGGCCTATAACGACAAGCTGATCGAGCTTGCCGGTGATGCTGCGAATGGCCTCAAACTGACCGCGACCTTCCTGCCGACCCGTGCCGATGCCAACGTGACGGAATTCGTGACCGAATGGAAAAAGACCCATGACAATGCGCCGGGTCAGTTCCCTGCGCAGGCCTATGATGCCGTCAACATCATGCTGGCTGCTGTCGTCAAGGCCTATCCGGATGTAACCCGTCAGAGCCTGCGCGACGCCGTGGCTGCGACCAAGGATTTCCCGGGTGTCACCGGCAACACCTCCTTTGACGAAAATGGCGAGCCTCTCAAGGAACTCACCAAGGCCACCGTCAAGGATGGCGTCTTCGTTGAAGTGAAGTAA
- a CDS encoding ABC transporter ATP-binding protein has translation MTTILELDSLTRVFGGLRAVDDVSTKVSEGELFGLIGPNGAGKTTLFNLISGFTPPSSGDVRFKGKSITGLPVHKIAHRGMSRTFQNLRVFPNMTVFDNISVGALGMIGVSPFSALWGGRAKAKEISERSWEMLEKVGLKEHAHDLAANLSYGKRKYLEIARALAMKPDLLILDEPAAGMNDSETAELAQFITDLNKTGLTIMLVEHDMGLVMGICQRLVVLASGRKIADDVPAKVRQNPAVLEAYLGGDD, from the coding sequence ATGACGACCATACTTGAACTTGATTCCCTGACCCGCGTCTTCGGTGGCCTGAGGGCTGTCGATGATGTCTCCACCAAAGTCTCCGAAGGCGAGCTGTTCGGCCTGATCGGACCGAACGGGGCTGGCAAGACCACCCTGTTCAACCTGATCTCCGGCTTCACGCCGCCGTCTTCGGGCGATGTCCGCTTCAAGGGCAAGAGCATCACGGGGCTGCCGGTGCACAAGATCGCACACCGGGGCATGTCCCGTACCTTCCAGAACCTGCGTGTCTTCCCCAACATGACCGTCTTCGACAATATCTCCGTCGGCGCACTGGGCATGATCGGGGTCAGCCCCTTCTCCGCACTCTGGGGCGGTCGGGCCAAGGCAAAGGAAATTTCCGAGCGCAGCTGGGAAATGCTCGAAAAGGTCGGCCTCAAGGAACATGCTCACGATCTGGCGGCCAACCTGTCCTACGGCAAGCGCAAATATCTTGAAATCGCGCGTGCTCTGGCCATGAAGCCGGATCTGCTGATCCTTGATGAACCTGCCGCCGGGATGAATGATTCCGAGACAGCCGAACTGGCCCAGTTCATCACCGATCTCAATAAGACCGGCCTCACGATCATGCTGGTCGAGCATGACATGGGGTTGGTGATGGGCATTTGTCAGCGCCTCGTCGTGCTTGCCTCGGGCAGAAAAATTGCCGATGACGTGCCGGCCAAGGTGCGTCAGAACCCTGCCGTTCTGGAAGCCTATCTGGGAGGTGATGACTGA